The proteins below come from a single Beutenbergia cavernae DSM 12333 genomic window:
- a CDS encoding DUF2380 domain-containing protein, with amino-acid sequence MRTAADQAARRHSWQTAPPMPPSAASSDPDLTPWEQAHLGSGTLTPCRDTRYGLVYLYQSSGYWRLHDRHGNQVDGGERPLEEPFLDPIDFWDLPYGVGKALAKRAIRSLATDVSTASLRAFIKDTRGGIRIPPVRPRPSRIPVEAWATVEHHIYPQADEFAHHWSRVGIDPHAHVVRIPENIHHQLHSGGRFPDANDIARQVGPGGLWNENWRAFFKKYPQATLEQIQAERTRLIRGFQLPVKQHYYRSAPR; translated from the coding sequence ATGCGCACGGCCGCCGACCAGGCGGCCAGGCGGCACAGTTGGCAGACAGCGCCGCCCATGCCGCCCTCGGCGGCAAGCTCTGACCCGGACCTGACCCCGTGGGAGCAGGCCCACCTCGGGTCCGGAACTCTGACACCGTGCCGGGACACGCGCTACGGCCTCGTGTACCTGTATCAAAGCTCAGGGTACTGGCGCCTTCACGACCGCCACGGCAACCAGGTCGACGGCGGCGAACGACCGCTGGAGGAGCCGTTCCTGGACCCGATTGACTTCTGGGACCTCCCATACGGTGTCGGCAAGGCGCTAGCGAAGCGGGCGATCCGCAGCCTCGCAACCGACGTCTCCACGGCGAGCCTGAGGGCTTTCATCAAGGACACCCGAGGCGGCATCCGGATACCCCCCGTCCGCCCGCGCCCATCCCGCATCCCGGTAGAAGCGTGGGCCACGGTCGAGCACCACATCTACCCGCAGGCGGACGAGTTCGCCCACCATTGGAGCCGAGTCGGAATCGATCCGCACGCCCACGTAGTGCGCATCCCAGAGAACATCCACCACCAGCTCCACAGCGGAGGCCGCTTCCCCGACGCCAACGACATCGCGCGCCAGGTCGGACCCGGCGGCCTCTGGAACGAGAACTGGCGCGCGTTCTTCAAGAAGTACCCGCAGGCGACCCTCGAGCAGATCCAAGCGGAGCGCACCCGGCTGATCCGCGGCTTCCAACTACCGGTCAAGCAGCACTACTATCGCTCCGCTCCGAGATAG
- a CDS encoding aminoglycoside phosphotransferase family protein, whose product MISIPEVLRNHAVAAGAERWLGDLPALVNHLEQQWDIVVGRPLAGATEAYVAEATTRAGLPVVLKLLVPLVGTRARHEITALRLADGQGCVALLRDDPDVGALLLERLGPSLLELGVPIARRHEILCDTAAKVWRPAPHSGLPTGADRAQRLAAFVTESWERLNHPCSELAIDDALACARRRATAHDDERAVLVHGDVHQLNALQAGGEFKLVDPDGLLAEPECDIGTVMRGDPVELLRGDPRERAWRLAARTGLDPTAIWEWGVIERVASGLHCTEIDLQPLGRRTLAAADAVAGYQMGQP is encoded by the coding sequence GTGATCAGCATCCCGGAGGTTCTCCGAAATCACGCTGTCGCCGCTGGTGCCGAACGCTGGCTCGGGGACCTTCCAGCGCTCGTGAACCACCTCGAGCAGCAGTGGGACATCGTCGTCGGTCGCCCGCTCGCCGGTGCCACCGAGGCCTACGTCGCGGAGGCGACGACGAGAGCTGGGCTACCGGTCGTGCTGAAGCTTCTCGTTCCCCTGGTCGGGACGAGGGCACGCCACGAGATCACCGCGCTGCGCCTGGCCGACGGCCAGGGGTGCGTCGCCCTGCTCCGCGACGACCCCGACGTGGGCGCGCTCCTGCTCGAGCGGCTGGGTCCATCGCTCCTCGAGCTGGGTGTCCCCATCGCCAGACGTCACGAGATCCTGTGCGACACGGCGGCGAAGGTGTGGCGGCCGGCGCCGCACTCTGGACTCCCGACCGGCGCCGACAGGGCTCAGCGGCTGGCCGCCTTCGTCACCGAGTCGTGGGAGCGGCTCAATCATCCGTGCTCGGAGCTGGCGATCGATGACGCGCTCGCGTGTGCGCGCCGCCGTGCGACCGCTCACGACGACGAGCGGGCGGTGCTGGTCCACGGTGACGTGCACCAGCTCAACGCCCTCCAGGCGGGCGGGGAGTTCAAGCTCGTCGATCCTGACGGTCTGCTGGCCGAACCCGAGTGCGACATCGGCACGGTGATGCGAGGCGACCCGGTCGAGCTGCTCCGGGGCGACCCGCGGGAGCGGGCCTGGCGGCTCGCCGCTCGCACGGGCCTCGACCCCACCGCCATCTGGGAGTGGGGAGTCATCGAGCGGGTCGCGAGCGGGTTGCACTGCACCGAGATCGATCTTCAGCCACTCGGCCGCCGGACCCTGGCCGCCGCCGATGCCGTCGCCGGCTACCAGATGGGACAACCATGA
- the orn gene encoding oligoribonuclease: protein MSQPSAKDPIVWIDCEMTGLDLATDALVEVAVIVTDSELHPLDGGIDVVIAPPPGALEAMGDVVREMHTTSGLLDELAGGVELAEAHALVLDYVRRLVPDPRRAPLAGNSVGTDRGFLERDMPDLVGHLHYRIIDVSSIKELARRWYPRVYFNSPPKAGGHRALADIAESIDELRYYRAALFPGEPGPDSATVKKVAARVTRTPTAATLAPPAEPGVAGADGVDAVSGTGPGPLH from the coding sequence GTGAGTCAGCCTTCCGCCAAGGACCCGATCGTCTGGATCGACTGCGAGATGACCGGTCTGGACCTCGCCACCGACGCGCTGGTCGAGGTCGCCGTCATCGTCACCGACTCCGAGCTGCACCCGCTCGACGGCGGGATCGACGTCGTCATCGCTCCCCCGCCCGGGGCGCTGGAGGCGATGGGCGACGTGGTCCGCGAGATGCACACGACGTCCGGGCTGCTCGACGAGCTCGCCGGCGGCGTCGAGCTCGCCGAGGCGCACGCGCTCGTGCTCGACTACGTGCGGCGCCTCGTCCCCGACCCGCGCCGCGCACCCCTGGCCGGCAATTCGGTCGGCACCGACCGCGGCTTCCTCGAGCGGGACATGCCGGACCTCGTGGGGCACCTGCACTACCGGATCATCGACGTCTCCTCCATCAAGGAGCTCGCGCGGCGCTGGTACCCGCGCGTCTACTTCAACTCCCCGCCGAAGGCGGGTGGGCACCGCGCGCTGGCCGACATCGCCGAGAGCATCGACGAGCTCCGCTACTACCGCGCGGCCCTGTTTCCCGGGGAGCCCGGGCCGGACAGCGCGACCGTCAAGAAGGTGGCGGCGCGCGTGACGCGGACACCCACGGCGGCCACTCTGGCCCCGCCGGCCGAGCCCGGCGTGGCGGGGGCGGACGGCGTCGACGCCGTCTCTGGCACCGGGCCGGGGCCGCTACACTAG